One region of Wyeomyia smithii strain HCP4-BCI-WySm-NY-G18 chromosome 3, ASM2978416v1, whole genome shotgun sequence genomic DNA includes:
- the LOC129729188 gene encoding dipeptidyl peptidase 2-like, with protein sequence MIDLGRADMMHEKFNICTPIDPENTRQVQFFFSVLMATVEMVIIYTRDVAGFAQVCQDITGTDAETAVDAFANSVKRSIKKAPSSVFSSQQTPFQPFGDRVTLEVFGREVFGEWITEESIQRGIDRANNRFGGDNPGSSLTYFTNGDADPWRMISITRNLTLDAQADVIRNQLGGSDLPAMSPDDPADLLEVKQRLKLKLASYLFPFSLLDSSSDDRL encoded by the exons ATGATTGATTTAGGACGGGCCGATATGATGCATGAGAAGTTCAACATTTGTACACCAATAGATCCGGAAAATACGCGCCAAGTTCAGTTTTTCTTCAGTGTCTTGATGGCAACGGTTGAAATGGTCATAATTTACACCAGAGA tgtgGCCGGTTTTGCTCAAGTATGCCAAGATATAACTGGAACTGATGCGGAAACTGCTGTGGATGCGTTCGCGA ACTCCGTCAAGCGCTCTATCAAGAAAGCACCGAGTTCGGTTTTTTCGTCACAACAGACTCCTTTCCAACCATTCGGAGACCGAGTGACGCTTGAAGTATTTGGCCGTGAAGTATTTGGCGAATGGATCACTGAGGAATCGATCCAGCGAGGCATTGATCGTGCGAATAACCGATTTGGTGGAGATAATCCTGGCTCTAGTTTAACTTACTTCACCAACGGCGATGCTGATCCGTGGAGAATGATAAGCATCACCCGTAATCTTACGCTCGACGCGCAAGCCGATGTGATACGCAACCAGTTGGGAGGTTCCGATCTACCTGCAATGTCACCGGATGATCCGGCAGATCTGCTGGAGGTCAAGCAACGTTTGAAGCTAAAACTTGCTAGCTATTTGTTTCCGTTCAGTCTGTTAGATAGTTCGTCAGATGACCGCTTGTGA
- the LOC129729187 gene encoding putative serine protease F56F10.1: MRSIFLITLLVVTTAAFAAVPRKTRNTQASQQLVAHLFTRQFAGARKQPSVSSDSGASQRQISEHFFTTNVDHFNAQNTEQWTLRYFASTDNYRQGGPILTFLGGVYPIVPELIDETTLIYEMNPRFNGRSRVTEDVSTNNLSLLSTDQILADLAEFVTYVKREHVGDKTARVLVAGIEFGGSLAAWFRVRYPHLGNAAWASSALMRAVPNFQDFSEAWAEALIEHGS, encoded by the exons ATGCGATCGATTTTTCTTATCACCCTACTGGTGGTGACTACCGCAGCATTCGCTGCCGTTCCACGCAAGACACGGAACACACAAGCCAGCCAGCAGCTTGTGGCTCATCTATTTACCCGACAATTCGCGGGAGCAAGGAAACAACCATCGGTAAGCTCTGATTCCGGTGCGAGCCAACGACAAATTTCCGAACACTTCTTTACCACAAATGTCGATCATTTCAACGCTCAAAATACCGAACAATGGACGTTGCGGTATTTTGCTTCAACCGATAACTACCGACAAGGTGGTCCCATTTTGACTTTCCTTGGCGGGGTCTATCCTATCGTACCAGAGTTGATTGATGAGACAACGCTGATTTACGAAATGAATCCTCGGTTTAACGGGCGAAGTCGAGTCACTGA AGATGTGAGCACCAACAATTTAAGCCTGCTGAGTACTGATCAAATATTGGCAGATTTGGCTGAATTCGTGACTTACGTGAAGCGCGAGCATGTTGGAGACAAAACGGCTAGAGTTCTGGTTGCAGGTATTGAGTTTGGCGGATCGTTGGCTGCCTGGTTCCGGGTTCGATATCCACACTTAGGAAACGCTGCGTGGGCTTCCAGTGCATTGATGCGTGCCGTGCCTAATTTCCAAGATTTCTCGGAAGCCTGGGCAGAGGCGTTGATCGAACATGGTAGTTAG